In Pseudonocardia sp. C8, one genomic interval encodes:
- a CDS encoding TlyA family RNA methyltransferase, translating into MAPTRARLDSELVRRKLARSRGQAAELIAAGRVTVNGLPAGKPATFVERDTPVVVKPGDGEPEWASRGAKKLLGALEAFPDVDPAGLRCLDAGASTGGFTDVLLSRGAREVVAVDVGYGQLVWRLQSDERVRVHDRTNVRALGPEEIGGPVDLTVADLSFISLRTVLPALAGCTAPGGDLLPMVKPQFEVGRQRLGSGGVVRSPQLRTEALREVATAAVALGLRVLGAAASPLPGPSGNVEYFLHLRREPGATGDLDAVLAAAVADGPA; encoded by the coding sequence GTGGCGCCCACCCGTGCGCGCCTGGACAGCGAACTCGTCCGGCGCAAGCTCGCCCGCTCCCGCGGGCAGGCCGCCGAGCTGATCGCGGCCGGCCGCGTCACGGTCAACGGCCTGCCCGCCGGGAAACCGGCGACGTTCGTCGAGCGGGACACCCCGGTCGTCGTGAAGCCCGGCGACGGGGAACCGGAGTGGGCATCCCGCGGCGCGAAGAAGCTGCTCGGGGCCCTCGAGGCGTTCCCGGACGTCGACCCGGCCGGACTGCGGTGCCTCGACGCCGGGGCCTCGACCGGCGGGTTCACCGACGTGCTGCTCAGCCGCGGGGCCCGCGAGGTCGTGGCCGTCGACGTCGGCTACGGCCAGCTGGTCTGGCGGCTGCAGTCCGACGAGCGGGTCCGGGTGCACGACCGCACCAACGTCCGCGCGCTCGGGCCCGAGGAGATCGGCGGCCCGGTCGACCTCACCGTCGCCGACCTGTCGTTCATCTCGCTGCGCACGGTGCTGCCCGCGCTCGCGGGCTGCACCGCACCCGGCGGGGACCTGCTGCCGATGGTCAAGCCGCAGTTCGAGGTGGGCAGGCAGCGGCTCGGTTCCGGCGGCGTGGTGCGGAGCCCGCAGCTGCGCACCGAGGCGTTGCGCGAGGTCGCGACGGCTGCCGTCGCGCTGGGTCTGCGGGTGCTCGGTGCGGCTGCGAGCCCGCTGCCGGGGCCGTCCGGGAACGTCGAGTACTTCCTGCACCTGCGGCGCGAGCCGGGCGCGACCGGCGACCTCGACGCGGTGCTGGCGGCGGCCGTCGCGGACGGGCCGGCATGA